The genome window CGGCGAGGGCGTAGTCGGCCACGGCGCCGCCAGCCCGCAGCTCCTCGGCGTTGCCGGCGAGCCGCTGCTCGTCACGGGCGACCAGGCCCACCGGGTGGCCGTGCGAGGCGAAGGCCCGCGCGGTGGCGAGCCCGACCCCCGGGCCCGCCCCGGCGACGAGCACCAGGCCGTCGGCCGGCCCGCCGCTCACCCGGCCTCCTTAGCCGGTGCGGCGTCGCCCTGCGCCCGGCGCGCGGTGTCCTCCCACGCGGCCCACTCGGCGAGCCGGCGCTCGTAGACGCTCCTGACCAGACCCGGCGCTGCCGAGCCGAACAGCACGCGCAGCGGTGGTTCCGGAGCGTCGACGACCTCCAGGAGTGCCTGCGCAGCGGCCTCCGGGTCGCCGGGCGCGGCCGCGCCGCGGCGCGCTGCAACCGCGTCCCACATGGCGGCGTAGACCTCCAGCCGCTCCGAGCGCCGCGCCGACGCGCCGGCCCAGTCGGTCGCGAAGCCGCCGGGCTCGACGATGGTGACCCGGATGCCGAAGCCGGCGACCTCAGCCGCCAACGACTCGCTCATGGCCTCGAGCGCCCACTTGCTCGCGTGGTAGGCCGAGAGCCCGGCGAAGGCGCCGACGCCGCCGATGCTCGACACCTGCACGACGTGCCCGCTCCCCTGCGCGCGCAGGATCGGCAGCGCCGCCTGCACCACGCGGAAGGGGCCGAGCACGTTGGTGTCGAGCTGAGCCACGAGCTCGTCCTCGGTCAGCTCCTCGAAGGCGCCGAAGTGCCCGTAGCCCGCGTTGTTGACGACGACGTCGAGCCGACCGAAGCGCTGGTGCGCCGCCTGCACCGCGCCTGCGGCGTCGGACGCCCGGGTGACGTCGAGCTCGAGCGGCAGGAACCGCTGGGGGGACTCCGCGGCGACCGCGGCGAGCGGCGAGGCGTCGCGCGCGGTTGCGGTGACGTTGTCACCCCGCCGCAGCGCCGCCGTGGCGAAGGCCCTGCCGAAGCCGCGTGATGCTCCTGTCACGAACCAGTTCTTGGCCATCCCGGCCGCTCCTCTGCTCTGTCGCCTCGTGTCGCCCTCCAGTCTTCGTGCGGCTCGCCGGGCGCACCAGGGCCGGCCTGCACCTAGGAGCAGCGCACCCGCCCGGACGTCAGCGGGCGCCGGCGGCCAGTGCGTCCAGCGCGGCGGGCACCCCGACGTCGAGCATCCTGCGGCGCACCCGGCCGAGCAGTCGAGACATCACCAGTCCGCCAAGACCGGTGAAGCCGGTGTGGTGGTAGGTCAGCCGCGCGCCGCCGGGTGCTGGCTCGACGAGGTAGGTGACCACCGTGGTCGCACCGCCGTCGCCACCGGTCCAGGAGTAGCGCAGCAGCCGTGGTGCCTCGACCTCCAGCACCTCGCAGTCGACGACGCCGCTCCATCCGGGCTTGGGCTCCGCGACGAACCGGAAGCGCGTGCCCACCACGGGCGCAAAACCGTCAGCCCGCGCACCGGCTCCTGTCGCTGTCCACAGCGGGATGAGCTCGGGGTCGGTCATCACCCGCCACACGTCTTCGGGCGGGGCGGGGTAGTCGCGGGTGAGGGAGATGGTGCTCACGGGAGCCTCCTGCGTCGATGGGCAGAGATTGTTACAGTAACCGTAAGTTGCAGCCGCTGTAAACTCTCGCCATGACGCTCGACTGGACCGCGCTGGCTGCAGGACCAGAGCCGGCCGGCGAGGGGCTCCGGGAGCGCAAGAAGCGGCAGACCCGCCGGCTGCTCTCAGCGACCGCGACGCGGCTCTTCCTCGAGAACGGCTTCCACGCCGTGCGGGTGGCCGACGTGGCCGCCGCGTGCGGCGTGTCCGAGAAGACGGTGTTCAACTACTTCCCCACCAAGGAGTCGCTGCTCCTCGACCTGTGGGCGGGCACCGCCGGGTCCCTCGAGCGGCTGCGCGAGCCCGGTGCCTCCCCCGTCAAGGTCGTCCTCGACGTGCTGGGCGCCGAGCTGGACGAGCTGACGGCGTGGCTCGGCGCGCAGCCCGACCCGGACGCCGCGGCGCAGGGGTTCCGCAGGTTCGGCCGGATGCTGCGAGAGACGCCGTCGCTGCGCGCCTACCAGCGCGACACCTTCGACCGGCTCACGGGCGTCGCCGCAGCCGCGCTGGCCGAGCGTTCGCGCGCGGAGCCCGGTGACCTCCGTCCGCTGGCCGCCGCGCACGCGCTGCTGGGGCTCTGGAGCGTGCAGTTCGCGAGCCTCGCGCGCCACGTGGGCACGCAGCGCGCACCCGCGCCGCTGGCAGCGGCGGTCACCGCAGACGTACGCCGCGCCGCCGCGCTCCTCGTCGACGGCCTCGCGACGCTCGACGGGCCCTGAGCTCAGGCCGCCTTGCGCAGGCCGTGCAGCCGCCAGAGGATCGCCGCCGTCTGCGCGCGCAGGCGGCCGGCGGGGTCGTCGACCGAGACGCCCAGGGCCGCCTCGACGTGGCGCAGCCGGTTGGTGATCGAGCTGTGGTGCAGGTGCAGCTCGGCGGCCGCCTGCCGGGCCGAGCCGCTCCACGTGAACGCGAGCAGGATGTCGATGTCGAGCTCGCCGCTCGAAGTCCGCGACATCTCGGCCAGGGCGCGGACGTCAGGGTTGCTCAGGGCGACCTCCGCAGGGCACGAGGCCAGGGTCGCGAGCGCCCCCAGGTCGTCCCAGACGACGAGGCGCTCGTCGCGCCACGCGCCGGCGAACTGGCCGGCGACGCGCGCCGAGGTCCACGAGTCCTGGGCGCGCGAGGCGGGTACGCAGGGGCCGACGCCCACGTGGATGCGGGCCGGGCGCTCGGCGCCGGCCGCCGCGGGCGCGCAGCGGAGCAGCTCGAGCGGGTCGCCGGGCGCCTGCAGCACCACCGCGCCCACCATGCCGACGCGGGCGGCTCGGGCGACCCCGCCCAGCGCCGAGACCGAGGCGACGACGGAGGCGATGGCCGGCCCGAGCTCCCCGTCGGATGCCGAGACCGCGGCGACCCGGAGCGAGCGGGCCGGCGACAGGCGCAGGAGGCGCAGGGCCCGCGCCCGCTCGTCCTCGTCGGTGTCGGCCGCGATCAGCAGGCCGACCAGTGCGACGTCGGTGCTGCCGGCAGTGGAGGTCAGCGGGCGCCAGCGCGCGGCCGCGGTCACGGCCATGCGCTCGACGAGGATCTCGTCGAGGGGCTGGACCTGCTGGCGCTCCAGCCACACGTGGCCGACCGTCACCTCGCCGACGACGACGGGCGCCTCGATCGCCACTGGCAGCTCGAGCGGCGGCGCCGAGCCACCCTTGTCGTCGAAGCGGATGATCTGGCCGGAGGCGGCGTCGCGCAGCCCTGCGGTGCAGCACGCGAGGGCGGCGGCGGCTCGGGTGAGCGCCTCGAGGCTGACGCCGTTGTTGACCAGGCGGTCGAAGTACTCGATGACCCGAAGCGACGCCTCGGCGTCGGGATCCATGCTCGACAGACGCAGGAGCAGACCTCGCACGCCTCCGAGGCTAGGGCGTCACCCCACGAGCGGGCACCGACCCGCCGCATCGTTACGCAAGCGTTGCGCGTCCGCGCCGTCTGGCGGGCACGGCAGCCCCGATCAGCGACGCGTGGCGGATGACGCGGACGCCGCGCCGCTCGACACTTCTCGCACGGCAGGCAGCACGAGCGTGTCGCCGCCGAACTCCCAACGATGCGAGGAGCCCCGCATGTCCCACCCCATCGTCCGTCGTCGACGGCTCGTCGCGGGCGCGCTGCCGCTCGTGCTCGCCGCGACGCTCGGCCTCAGCGCCTGCAGTGCGAAGTCGAACGCCGCGAAGGACGCCGCCGCCACCGGCCAGCCCGTGGCCGCCAGCAGCGGCGAGCAGATCAAGATCGCCTTCGTCTCCGGCCCCCTCAACGACCCGTTCTTCCCGCCGCTCTACCAGGGCGCCCAGGACGCGGCGAAGCAGCTTCCGATCAAGCTCAACTACATCCCCATCGACGAGGCGGACATCCAGGCGAGCTCCGCCCGCACGATGGAGGCCGCCATCGCGTCGAAGCCCGACGCGATCGTGGTCGGCGACTTCATCACCAACGTGGTGGACCCGCTCATCAAGAAGGCCGTCGCAGCAGGCATTCCGGTCTTCGTCAACCAGTCGGGCCAGGACAGCTGGGAGAAGGACGGCGCACTCGGCTTCATCGGCCAGTTCGGCCCAGACGTGGGCGCCCAGTCCGCCAAGCGCTTCCTCGACGCCGGCAAGAAGAACATCACCTGCGTGGTCAACGTTGCGGGCAACCCCTACCTCGACGCCATCTGCAAGGGGCTCGGCGACGGCCTGCGCGCGGCGGGCGGCTCGTCCGACGTCTTCACCCTGCCCAGCGGCGACGGCACCGACCAGAGCAAGACCACCAAGGACCTCAGCGGCTTCCTCGCGACGCACAAGGACGTCGAGGGCGTCATGACGCTCAACAACCTCACCGGCTACGCCGCGATCGACGCGCTGAACCAGGCCGGCCGCAAGGGTGCACCCGTCGGCTCCCTCGGTGTGGGCAAGTCGGCGATCGACAAGGTCAACAACGGCAGCATGCTCTTCCTGGTCAACGAGCAGCCCTACCTCGACGGCTACCTCGGCACCATCACCGCCTACACCTACGCGAAGTTCGGCCTCGCGCCGGTCGGCGTCATCAAGACCGGCCCGCAGTTCGTGGACAAGTCGAACGTCGAGAAGATCTCGGCCGTCTTCGACAAGTACCCGAACGTCATCGGCCCGAAGTAGAACCCCTCCCGCGCGAGAACGGAACACCGATGGACCTCCCCACCGCCACGGGGCCGGGCACGGCGACGGCGGCACCGGCCCTGCCGCCGGTCGCCGACCCGGCCGGACCAGCCCAGACCTCCGGCCGCTCCACCGTGCGCCGGCTGCTCACCCGACCCGAGATCGGCGGCGCCGTGTCGGCGCTGGCGCTGTTCGTGTTCTTCAGCATCTTCGCCGGCGACAACGGCTTCCTGACCCAGGGCGGCACAGCCAACTGGGTCAACGCCGCCGCCGAGCTCGGCATCGTCGCCGTGCCCATCGGGCTGCTGATGATCGCCGGCGAGTTCGACCTGTCTGTGGGGGCCATGGTGGGCGTCGGCTCCATGAGCGTCGGCATCACCACCGGCGGCTACGGCGAGCCGGCGTGGCTCGGTGTCATCGTCGGCTTCGCCATCGCCGTCGCGGTCGGTGTCGCCAACGGCTTCATGGTGGTCCGCACTGGTCTGCCCTCGTTCATCGTCACCCTGGCGACGATGATGATGCTGCTGGGCGGCGCGCTGGCCGTGAGCATCTGGGCCACCGGCTCGTCGAACGTGTCCGCCAGCTCCAGCGGCCTGACCCACGCGCTGTTCGCCAGCAAGTGGATGAACGACCAGCTGGGCGTCGCGCTCGTCTGGTGGGTGCTGCTCCTCGTCGTGTCGGCGTGGATGATGAGCCGCACCCGCTTCGGCAACTGGACCTACGCCACCGGCGGCAACGTCGTGGCCGCCCGGCTGGTCGGCGTGCCCACCGACCGGGTCAAGATCTCGCTGTTCGTCGCGACCTCGGTCTGCGCAGTGCTCACCGGCACCGTGCAGACCCTGACCCTGGGCAACGGCAACGTGACCCTGGGAAGCGCCTTCATCTTCCAGGCCGTCGCGGCGGCGGTCATCGGCGGCGTCCTGCTCACCGGCGGCTACGGCTCGCCGATGGGCACCGCCTGCGGGGCCGCGACCTACGGCATCATCTCCACCGGCGTGCTCCTGCTGGGCTGGAACGCCGACCTGACCCAGCTGTTCATCGGCGCGCTGCTGCTCGTCGCCGTGCTCGCCAACCACCGGCTGCGCGCCCTCGCGCTGAGCGGGAGCTGATCCCCATGACAGAGACCCAGACCGCCACCCGTCCCGTCGTCGAGCTGCGCGGCGTCACCAAGAGGTATGCAGGGGTGACCGCCGTCAGCGACCTCAGCCTGCGCCTCATGCCCGGTGAGGTGTTCTGCCTGCTGGGCGAGAACGGCGCCGGCAAGTCGACCGTCATCAAGCTCCTGACGGGCGTCGAGCGCCCGACCTCCGGCTCCGTCGTGGTCGACGGCGAGGAGGTGTCGTTCTCCAGCCCCCGCGCTGCCCGCGACGTGGGCATCGCGACGGTCTACCAGGAGGTCGCGACGCTCCCGCTGATGAGCGTGGCG of Motilibacter peucedani contains these proteins:
- a CDS encoding ABC transporter permease, with protein sequence MDLPTATGPGTATAAPALPPVADPAGPAQTSGRSTVRRLLTRPEIGGAVSALALFVFFSIFAGDNGFLTQGGTANWVNAAAELGIVAVPIGLLMIAGEFDLSVGAMVGVGSMSVGITTGGYGEPAWLGVIVGFAIAVAVGVANGFMVVRTGLPSFIVTLATMMMLLGGALAVSIWATGSSNVSASSSGLTHALFASKWMNDQLGVALVWWVLLLVVSAWMMSRTRFGNWTYATGGNVVAARLVGVPTDRVKISLFVATSVCAVLTGTVQTLTLGNGNVTLGSAFIFQAVAAAVIGGVLLTGGYGSPMGTACGAATYGIISTGVLLLGWNADLTQLFIGALLLVAVLANHRLRALALSGS
- a CDS encoding SRPBCC family protein codes for the protein MSTISLTRDYPAPPEDVWRVMTDPELIPLWTATGAGARADGFAPVVGTRFRFVAEPKPGWSGVVDCEVLEVEAPRLLRYSWTGGDGGATTVVTYLVEPAPGGARLTYHHTGFTGLGGLVMSRLLGRVRRRMLDVGVPAALDALAAGAR
- a CDS encoding helix-turn-helix domain-containing protein, which gives rise to MRGLLLRLSSMDPDAEASLRVIEYFDRLVNNGVSLEALTRAAAALACCTAGLRDAASGQIIRFDDKGGSAPPLELPVAIEAPVVVGEVTVGHVWLERQQVQPLDEILVERMAVTAAARWRPLTSTAGSTDVALVGLLIAADTDEDERARALRLLRLSPARSLRVAAVSASDGELGPAIASVVASVSALGGVARAARVGMVGAVVLQAPGDPLELLRCAPAAAGAERPARIHVGVGPCVPASRAQDSWTSARVAGQFAGAWRDERLVVWDDLGALATLASCPAEVALSNPDVRALAEMSRTSSGELDIDILLAFTWSGSARQAAAELHLHHSSITNRLRHVEAALGVSVDDPAGRLRAQTAAILWRLHGLRKAA
- a CDS encoding TetR/AcrR family transcriptional regulator, whose amino-acid sequence is MTLDWTALAAGPEPAGEGLRERKKRQTRRLLSATATRLFLENGFHAVRVADVAAACGVSEKTVFNYFPTKESLLLDLWAGTAGSLERLREPGASPVKVVLDVLGAELDELTAWLGAQPDPDAAAQGFRRFGRMLRETPSLRAYQRDTFDRLTGVAAAALAERSRAEPGDLRPLAAAHALLGLWSVQFASLARHVGTQRAPAPLAAAVTADVRRAAALLVDGLATLDGP
- a CDS encoding SDR family NAD(P)-dependent oxidoreductase, yielding MAKNWFVTGASRGFGRAFATAALRRGDNVTATARDASPLAAVAAESPQRFLPLELDVTRASDAAGAVQAAHQRFGRLDVVVNNAGYGHFGAFEELTEDELVAQLDTNVLGPFRVVQAALPILRAQGSGHVVQVSSIGGVGAFAGLSAYHASKWALEAMSESLAAEVAGFGIRVTIVEPGGFATDWAGASARRSERLEVYAAMWDAVAARRGAAAPGDPEAAAQALLEVVDAPEPPLRVLFGSAAPGLVRSVYERRLAEWAAWEDTARRAQGDAAPAKEAG
- a CDS encoding substrate-binding domain-containing protein, translating into MSHPIVRRRRLVAGALPLVLAATLGLSACSAKSNAAKDAAATGQPVAASSGEQIKIAFVSGPLNDPFFPPLYQGAQDAAKQLPIKLNYIPIDEADIQASSARTMEAAIASKPDAIVVGDFITNVVDPLIKKAVAAGIPVFVNQSGQDSWEKDGALGFIGQFGPDVGAQSAKRFLDAGKKNITCVVNVAGNPYLDAICKGLGDGLRAAGGSSDVFTLPSGDGTDQSKTTKDLSGFLATHKDVEGVMTLNNLTGYAAIDALNQAGRKGAPVGSLGVGKSAIDKVNNGSMLFLVNEQPYLDGYLGTITAYTYAKFGLAPVGVIKTGPQFVDKSNVEKISAVFDKYPNVIGPK